Sequence from the Nerophis lumbriciformis linkage group LG02, RoL_Nlum_v2.1, whole genome shotgun sequence genome:
gaagaagaacaAGACTAAGAAGGagaatgagaagaagaagaagaagaagatgatgatgatgatgatggaggagaaaaagtagaaggaggagaaaaagaagtTGAAGAAGATGAAGGGGGAGAAGATGAAGAAGGAGAAGAGGAAGatggaagagaagaagaagatgaaagaGAAGAACAAGATGAAGGAGAAGGAGAatgagaggaaaaagaagaagaaaaaagcttAGATGTAGTGCTTGAGTGATGTTAGAAGATGATCAAAGAACACTAAACTAACTAAAGTCCACATCAGTCCTCACTTCAATAACTCTAAACATGTCTTGCTGGATCATGTTTAGGTTTAGGTCCAGTTTAAGGACCGGGTTTAGTACCTTTCAGAGCAAAATCTTCCTGGACCGGGTTCAGAACCAGGTTTAGGTCCAGTTTTAGTACCTCTCAGAGCACAATCTGCCGGGACCGGGTTTAGGACCATCTTTAGTACCTTTCAGAGCACAATCTGCCTGGACCAGCTGTAGGACCAGGTTTAGGGCCACCTTTAGGACCTTTCAGAGCACAATCTGCCTGGACCAGGTTAAGGACCAGCTTGAGGACCATCTTTAGTACCTTTCAGAACACAATCTGCCTGGACCAGCTGTAGGACCAGGTTTAGGACCAGCTTTAGTACCTTTCAGAGCACAATCAGCCTGGACCAGGTTTAGGTCCAGTTTAAGGACCGGGTTTAGTACCTTTCAGAGCACAGTCTGCCTGGACCAGGTTTAGGACCAGATTTAGGTCCAGGTATAGGACCATCTTTAGTACCTTTCAGAGCAGAATCTGCCTGTACCGGGTTTAGGACCAGGTTAAGGTCCAGTTCCAGGACTGGGTTGAGTACCTTTGAGAGCAGGGAGCTTCTGCAGTTCTCGGTTCCTGCTGACACTGAAGCGAGACGAACTGTGATGACGCTCCATCTTCACCACTTGAGGACCTCCACAATATTTGATCTTGTGCAACTGAATGGGCGGGGGCACGCTGCCACCGGGACGCTTGCTGATactctgccacacacacacacacacacacacacacacacacacacacacacacacacacacccacacacacacacacacggttgtcCAAAGAGCAGAACCTACGGTGGCGTGTACAGGCAGCAGGCGCCCCACTCACCTCGTCAGCGGAGCCATCTTTGTTAGTGTTGACGTCCGCACTTTTTGGGCTGCTGTTGGCACATTTACTCACTTCCTGTTGGCAAACAAAGTAAAAGTTCCTTCAAAGGACAGTTTGAAGTTAAACACAGCAAGCTGTGAAAAAACTAGTCATGTCACTTCAGGGCCACCCTAAATCCATTGTCGACGCActgtgatagtgtttcttcacctggctcctctgtactctgcCATGCATTCAACTGTGTGTGCTttgtttttaagtctgtaaagcactttgtgttcaCCAAATGACATCATCACTTCACCTGGCTTGCTAAAGGCTAACTTGTGCTGGTTCGTGTCAACCCGTAACTTGGTTCCGCGTTGCCGCGGACAGCGAATAGTCCCCATTCTGACCACTAATCATCCAAATACTGAGTCTTGTTTCGGCGGGTAGTTAGCTTAGCATAGCCCGAGCAGAGGAGCTAGCCAAAAGCGGCGAGCGAAAATGTCGGTAAAATGACGACACAACCGCTACAATTAACGTTTCTCTCAGATATCCAAGCCTTAATCGACTCACCTTCTCTTTCTTGCTTTTGTTCAGCATCTCGGTTATGGTGCAGGGTCTCTAACGGAGACTCTCGTGATGTTTTCCACAGGACTCTTGACGCTGTCACTCGGTCAGCCTCGGCTCCCGGGTCCGGCCACCTGATTGGCTGCCGGCGAGCACTTCTGCCTAGCGACCTGTGAAAGCTTTTTCCTGATTGGCTCGCGTGCTGTGACGAAGCCGAGGCAGGCCTTCTCCCAGCACCACACCTTCCAACCTGAAGATCCAGAGGAGAAACTGCAGCTCTTTGCCATCATTTCACCCTCCCACAAAATGACATCGGCATTTTTTTAAAGCATGACTCGGTGAATCGCAGCTAAAGCTGGTGGCAAgtaaaaaggaatatggaagaAATGTTCAAGTTCATCCTTTCCGTGCTTCAGATGACTGATGTTGGGAGTGTAATCGATTACATAAGGGAAAATGTtacacagtattattattattattagctataTCCGACCTGCCTgcaaataagtattttttttatttttatgtactgtATTCTAAGGCCGTGGCtaacaaactttttccaccaaataccacaataatgaccgacattaaaatacagtagcatagtaggctcaagtattcattaaaacaaagcaggttttattcaacaagtataaTTCATATGttttgccactgtaacattacacacagcttgaatagtaacactgtgtttgactaTAAGTAAATATAACAatgtacttaaataatgaatcaaacaaAATTGCACATGCAAGTTAAATACACATTGTACtacaataaatataaaaatagtttttaaagatTAAATGATAATGTACACAATCccatacagtataatatatagTAATATTTGATTCTTTAGTGTATTAATAGTATCTTTcttattaaatgtttttgttcttTGCGTTTTGACAGAAAACAAATACATGACTGCATGCATTTCTATACattatttaatcaatttaatgttacaaatatacattttttttcttaaaataaaaatactcaATTATCTGCTTGACTTTTGTTTGAATCtctaacaataatgttcatgttactAATGTAATGTTGGTTACATTTGAAAACATTGAGTTTGAAAAGTAGTTTTAATcagtaataatcacgtattagtTTCATGTAACAAATATTTTACACTTTATCgtctttttttgttaaaaaaataaataaatatctgaTTGACTTACGGTTTCAAATCAGGTTATCCGTGAATGTGTACATTGTACAAATGATGAGAGATTTCACGGTcaaagattttatggtaaaaaatttGCAGCTGTCGccagaatttaaccgtaaaaaaaGACTTGTACCATTTGTCTCTTTACAGTCATACATCGTAAAAACAACCACAAATTTTACGGTCAAAATCTGGCCGCTCTGTCGCCAGAATTTCaccgtaaaaaaaacaatggtaacataaaaaaaaaactctacgATGAAATTATTGCGACTGATTTGCCAGTCTACAGAGTACTAAAACATAATGACCAATGccttctgagggcagccataactgccatgtggtcctcaatgaaaaccagtttgacacccttgttctAAAACTACTCCATTTCCCTGGTAACTATAATTCCATTTATGGCCTTGttctcacactgcaggtcaattccgatttttttgcccGTATGCGACCTGTATCGAATTTTTCCATATCTGACCCAGGTGTCGTTTGTACATGGAATCAAATCGGAAATTTATGCGATGCGTCCTGCGCTCAGATCGCATTCATCCGACTAGAACGACTTAAAAGCGATAGGCCTCATAATTATTAAATCTGGAGTCTTGATCAAACATCACAAGAAGCAGCAGTTTTTCCTCAGAGGAACttttaataaaaacaactttagacTAACGGATGTGAATTATGTACACTGAGGGAATTCATCTCCTTCCTGGATTGAGCACACGCCAAGGTCTTCCTCTACTTTCTTTACAACTTTGGAATGacagatgttgtttttttttaaataaaataaaaaacactgaATGGGTCTCTGTCAGGACCAGACTAATCCCTGTATAACAGAAGAAAAACTGTAATGGAATCTGGGATCAAAAGTAAGAGCGTTCCAAAAGCAACTATTCTCAGCAGACAAAAGTTTGATCCTGTGGATCCATGATCCTGGAAATTTCATTGACTGAATTCATCGTCCCGGATTCTCAGTCCGACCCCGTCTAACTCAAAAGTCAACTGGGAGTCTGGAAGGGTCACGTCCACATTTTCAGATGTTTCCATCGCTTCGGGAATCTCCTTGCGTGCTTGATGTGGCCCAGAGTCCTGATCCAAGAATTCCACGATGTTTAAGTCAGAAACTCCCAAGGCCGGCTCTGGTTCTGACTGGACATGAAAATGCTGCTGCCTGGTCTGGGATCTGGTTTTGGATCGTGTTTGTCGTACAGGGGTGATGCAAACGGGAGGACTTCTCTTTTGAGCAGTTTTTCTTTCAGAGCCAAGACAAGGTGTGGATTCATGATCCGTTACTGGAGGTGTTTCTAGAAGGTCTTGAATTGGGGTATCGTTGTGTATTTTGGATTCAGAAACTGTTTTTTCCTGTTCCTGACTTTGTGACGTAGGTGTTATCTTATCAGGTTCAGGAAGGTCTTGAATTGGGGTATCGTTGGGTATTTTGGTTTCAGAAAAGTTTTTTTCCTCATGTTGACTTTGTGACGTGGGTGCTATCCTAGCAGGTTCTGGAAGGTCTTGATTTGGGGTATCATTGTTTATTTTGGGTTCGGAAACAGTTTTTTCCTGTTCCTGACTTTGTGACATGAGTGCTTTCCTAACAGGTTCTGGAAGGTCTTGAATTGGGGTATCATCGTATATTTTGGGTTCAGAAACGTTTATTTCCTCATGTGGACTTTGTGACGTGGGTGCTATCCTAACAGGTTCTGGAAAGTCTTGAAGTGGGGTATCATCGAGTATTTTGGGTTCGGGAACTGTTTTTTCCTGTTCTTGACTTTGTGACGTGGGTGCTGCTATATCAGCAGGTTCTAGAAGGTCTTGTATTGGGGTATTGAGTATTTTGGGTTTGGAATCTGTTTTTTCCTCATGCTGACTTTGTGACGTGGGTGCTGTCTTAGCAGGTTCATGATCATGCGGACTCTGAACCCTCTCAGATGCTAAGTTCAAGCCAGTCTGTAAAGACCAAGCAGATTCAATATGAATATCTAACTGAGACTCTGGTTCTGGGGTTTGTGGCAAACCATTTTGTGTCTGCTGAGGTGTGTTAGAAGGTTGTGGAGCTTGTTGGCTTGGAGAAGGACTGCTAATGGACTGGGTGCTACTCTTTTCACCTCTGTTGGCTGTAGTCGACTTTGTAAACGACAAAGGTCCTAGTTTGTCTATGCTGCTGTAGAAGATACCAAATAAGTCCTGGGCTTTAGCTGCAGCCAGGTTACTTTTTGGTTTCTCAGACCTCTTAGATCCTTCACTTGTGTTGATGAACGGTGGGGGCTTGACAAACACGGCCTGAGTCTGCTCACTCTCGGGGACACCGGGAGCTGTCACATCTGGCTCGTTTGTTGATGTTTCAAATATAGCGGCATCTGCTGTGTTAGGTTTCGATTCTTGGGGAACTGGGTCAGCCACCAATGGCTCAAGCCCAGACAGTTTCGGATCAGGAATAGTTAACGATAAAGATGCGGGTGGAGATGCTTTGGAAACTGAGAAGGCAGAATTTGACACAAGCAAAGCAGATCTGGGAATTGAGGAGGCAGGCTGAGACACAGTCGGAGCTAGGCTAGGGATTGAGGAGGCAGGCTGAGACACAGACGATACTAGGCTGGGGACTGAGGAGGCAGGCGGAGACACAGCACGAGCGAGGCTGGGGACTAACGAGGCAGGCTGAGAGACAGTCAGAACTGGTCTGGGGACCACAGGGGGATGAGGACCAAACTTTGTGTTAGAAGCTGCGAAAATAGGTTTAGTCTCTGTTGGACTACCTGAGCTCTGGGGTTTTACGAACTGTGCGGCTTTTCCCGTCATGACTGTTGTATTGAATTCTGAGGCAGGGACAGGAAAGTTGGGTCGGATCTGAGATTGTTTGACCCCCTTTGACGCCAAAGGCATGGTCCTTCTATCCCCACACATCTTTTGAGTGATCTCTTGGGCGAGGGCTACGGACTTTGCAAAAGTGTCGGCAGTGGAACTACCGTCAGCTTTGGCTTTCTTCAAGGATTCTTCCTCCTCCTTGACGAACTGGGCGGCCTCTTTCTTGGCATCCAGAGCCAGCTGACTCTCCTTTTTCTTCCAAGTAAACCTCCCAAAGGTAGGCGCCGAGGTCACAGCCGCGTGCTTGGTGGCTTCCAAGCTTTGCTTGCGGAGTTTAGCTCTCATTGCCGGACTCGGTCCACTCATGACTTTCGGCGGATCGTAAGGCTTCGGTTGCTTGTTTGCTTCTAGCGTAGCTTGGCTTTTGTTCGACGTGTTCTCCACGCTACTGACTTCTCGTTCACCCTCGTGTTTGGAATAGCCCTCGGAATATTTCGCAAATTTGTGCTTGTCCTCGTCTCTCGGGTCGTATCGGGGCCGTCGGTCGTACTTGTCCTCTTCCTGTCTGTGATGTCGATAACGACGGATACCTGGCTCCTCCTCATGTCTCCTGCTGTACTTGAGCCTGACGTCTTCCTCTCTGTCAGGATAGCACTTGTCCTTCTTCTTGGACTCGTACTTTTCATCCTCGTATTTCTTGCTGGGACAAGGACTGTGCTCATCTCGAGTCTTGCTCATTTTGAACTCCTCTATCTTCAGAGCTTTTGCCTTCTCTTCCTCTTGTTCCACTTTCAATGCACGCTTTTCATCTTGTTTTTCTTTCTTGGCTTTCTTTTTGCCGCTTTTGTCCTTCAGCTTCTTTGCAGTCGCGTCGGCGACCAGTCCGGCTTGCCTGTCCAGGTTCCTTCTCTGCTCGTACAGCGGATTCTCGTAAAATTTTTTCTGGAATAGGGCgggaaaaacacaagtcaaatgtCTTTAAACTCATGGAAGACTCCCGGAATGAATACATGTTTGTGAGCGGCAGCGTTTATTAAAACATACACGAGTggaaaaaaacatgacacaaacagacTTCCTGAAACTAAGCTACAAAAGATGCAACTCTGAGACCCCGTCAAACCTGAAGTACACACAGTGCATCctcaaagtattcacagcgcttcactttttccatattttattttgttaccgccttattccaaaatggaataaaataattttttccttggaaatttttgtaatttattaGAATACTATGAAATCAACTGTACTTAAGTATTCATTGATGCACAcacatctttgggcagtttcaaccAGTACTCttggcagcacctctcaagcgccatcaggttggatgggaagcgttggatGTCTCTTgttcattgctgcattcatctttccctctatcttgaCTAGTCTCCcaattcctgccgctgaaaaccaaccccacagaatgatgctgccaccaccgtgcttcactgtagggatggtattggtcaGGGTATGAgctgtttcctccaaacatgacgcttgGCATTCACGCCAGAGACTTCGATCTTTGTCTCagcagaccagagaatttagtttctcctggtttgagagtctttcaggtgcattttggaaaATTATTACAAAGGAATTGCTTCTACCATACAggtctgattggtggattgctgcagaaatGGTTGTCTTTCTGTAAGGTTCTCCTTTCTCCACAGATGAATGCTGtagttctgacagagtgaccacggggttcttggtcacctccctgactagggtCCTTCTCCCCCGATCGCTCATCTATaagaagagtcctggtggttccaaacttcttcctaTTACGAATGAAGGAGACCACTGGGCTCATagggaccttcaaggcagcaggtATTTTTCTGTACACTTCCCCCAGATTTGTGCCTGGCGACAATCCTGTCCTGGAGGTCTACCTTGGACTTCATTCTTGGTGTGTGCTCTGTCTGcgtgcactgtcaagtgtgggaccttCTATAAAGAcaagtgtgtgcctttccaaatcatgtccaaccaactgaattcacaacaggtggactccaattaagctgcgAAACATCTCAAGGACGATCAGCtgaaacaggatgcacctgagcTCACTTTGGAGCTTCACGGCCAAGGTTGTGAATACTTATGATTTCCTAGTTTTTTATTTGAATACATTaccaaaaattaagaaaaaaaaaactttaaccttgtcattatagggttgtgtgtgtagaattttgaggacaaacatgagttaattacattttggaataaggcagtAACATAAGAAAATAGGAAAAAGTGAACGATGCACTGTACGGAACGCTTGGAAGCCCTGTTCTATGTTCGTGACTACACGTGTGCGCATGTTCTGCTTACTCATTTATTCCTTGTCGCTCCATTAGCTCTCTAAGCTAAGATGTGACAGTCGCAGAAATGAGCGCCACTGGGCGGCGACTAAAGTGCGTACCTTGTAGCAGTCGTTGTGAAAGTGAGTGGTGGTGTGCTCTTCTGCACATATGCCGTCTCCAAAGAACTTCTTACACAGCAGACAGAAAAATCCTCGGACAGGAAGTAGGAACTCCGAACCTGCGAGACACGTCGCACATTTTAAAAATCCACAAGGAGCGCTACAGAAAAGTGCAGGAAATGAAAGAATGGCGAAGGTTTGACTCTTTGATCTGGCTGGTACGACGACAACGATAATGAGGAGGACGAGAGTCGTCCAGAAAGTAAAAATGTCATCAAAGTACCTTTGGCTGGTTTTGTTAGCTTCTCTTCTGTTGGTGGTTTGCTCTGAAGGACTTTGGACGGCGACGAAGCCCAAGGCCTGTGGTAAGGGTCCAGCGTCTGGACCAAGAGAAAACATTAACAAACGTGTCAAGCGACGGACGAAGACGTTGACGAGCAGTAGGAAGTTGCAACACTTCTAAAACATCAACTAATTATAAGCTCGTCACATCATTACCATGCTACGCTAGCTTCAGCATGCTAGCAGGCCTATTTTCCAATCAAAGtattcaaaaaacaaaaacacaagaaaacaaaacaaaccttCCAGTGCGTTTTGCTGTGCAAGTGGGTAAAAAAATCAAACATGGAGCCGCAGGTGGTGTTACAGTTTTTACACCAGTGGTTGCCGGCGTCGTAGTACTCAAACAGGTCAGGGGGCGGAGTCTGTGAAATGACCGGCGGCTTGGGTTCCGGGACTTTCTGCTAATAAATAAAGAGAGAGGAGAGTTAGCGTGAGGTTCCGTGAGGGCAGAAGTCTGgtttaaaaatttgaaaaaaaaaaaaaagttttcttaccTGCCAGGCATAAAAATGCTCATCAGCACAAATGAGATGAAGGAACTTTATTTGAACAATTCACAAGATGTCTCTTCTAATTCAAATGACTCCAGTTATACTTCTGCATGTCTTAGTGTGTTCCTTGTGAAGACTCAAACCtacagggctgtgaatctttgggcaccacacgattcgattcagaaccgattctcgattcaaaataaatactttttaataacattgcctGCCAGTTctatgaactacattcctccattaaaTAGACAAACAGCTGTGATAAATCTTCGTATTCcttaaaagaaaactgattttgtttattaaaatgatatctaaacatttaataaagtcagatacaaataaggcaactagagaagtatccaacacttctgtaTTCTAAAGTTAATTCAGGGTTTCCACTACACGTAAATGACCATGGTGCAccgtcaccagtgttgggttagttactgaaaaccagtaattacTCACAGTTActatatttcaaaagtaactaatttactaactcagttaattacaccaaaaagtaatgcgttactgtgaaaagtaactatttagttacttatatatatttttttatatatatttttttccaaggtgccctttaatgcccttttagactTCATTTCAGTacggttattgcactggagaataatacaatgtgttgatcaacttgacatgcatttgcatcactgaactctgctaagcaatgtggtctacatacaacacacaaagacaaagataggtttcaaagggccaatttgtttctggccagaacaaattgacaaaactattttaaatagctgcaacataacatacataagtaacaaacagcataataacaacatagctataaaccaaggaaggcacacactacatacacaaagcctaaccaggcgtttttctctctcaaggaattctgaaataaaatcatgtctgaagcccagaa
This genomic interval carries:
- the LOC133610585 gene encoding uncharacterized protein isoform X2, with protein sequence MYRGRPPPRGPYPPSFEGRGRPPLQPYPPPGRGRSLGRPPHHSEPYPPPGRGRPPHHSEPYPPPGRGRPPHHSEPYPPPGRGRSRGRPPHYSEPYPPPGRGRSRGRPPHHYEPYPPPGRGRPPHHHDHGYPDHRRSPPHGKYPPSPSRDYHGRGHSSGSPHRERSHSPRPGHPINHNLVITVDNELTGPSSHHHDRDLHRKYEHSHSRERSPDRSRAKSRGRSKSRARSKSRARSKSRARSKSRARSKSRSLDRSRAKSRGRSLSRPRRRSRSRSRSSSRSRSRGRSHGRSSPSRNRSKSRRSRSSSSSSAERGSRRNLNQLRGVGRRKALEDTWSLPTKSILKKHGENEDSSSLKSTDSPREAAGSTISTVAEQLLQACRGMEPAAMASMLMQLQSDPLIAQSVDIKEIVNLLDAGMSGRAESPEKTAADMDDEEKFLYGESLEPKYSAQSQPAQSHTFDLYEDVTEEALYSDYLPRAASPMYGTPPVALPHLQASPTTSDVDSIWPPSGLKPNSTAPASTSAPESEEVTHKQDLDEYQNIQDLLKTIGLDLGVTEITKMAARTKERLEGNKPARKTPTKRRRHSSSSSEDSRGRRSHSRSSSSSNSSGSSGDDAARAASKESQQQASDTTTALPVLPVPSYPPPQVHNMIPAAYGQYVGFVPYTQPQWSPMYPAPNNFHPSLPYNQQPPLERKVKASPVLVQVSKQENNESEKQKVLEERENLKQERDMRMKKKEYFIKELEELRKQQGELLRKKRREKDGHKDPLLQEIGRLQEDIIERISNLRKEHEAAEKKHSEIDKVAFILGLSASDRPRRLADAQEDDASQPRSKMQAIEHSPGRQQDGSMSQKKVPEPKPPVISQTPPPDLFEYYDAGNHWCKNCNTTCGSMFDFFTHLHSKTHWKTLDPYHRPWASSPSKVLQSKPPTEEKLTKPAKGSEFLLPVRGFFCLLCKKFFGDGICAEEHTTTHFHNDCYKKKFYENPLYEQRRNLDRQAGLVADATAKKLKDKSGKKKAKKEKQDEKRALKVEQEEEKAKALKIEEFKMSKTRDEHSPCPSKKYEDEKYESKKKDKCYPDREEDVRLKYSRRHEEEPGIRRYRHHRQEEDKYDRRPRYDPRDEDKHKFAKYSEGYSKHEGEREVSSVENTSNKSQATLEANKQPKPYDPPKVMSGPSPAMRAKLRKQSLEATKHAAVTSAPTFGRFTWKKKESQLALDAKKEAAQFVKEEEESLKKAKADGSSTADTFAKSVALAQEITQKMCGDRRTMPLASKGVKQSQIRPNFPVPASEFNTTVMTGKAAQFVKPQSSGSPTETKPIFAASNTKFGPHPPVVPRPVLTVSQPASLVPSLARAVSPPASSVPSLVSSVSQPASSIPSLAPTVSQPASSIPRSALLVSNSAFSVSKASPPASLSLTIPDPKLSGLEPLVADPVPQESKPNTADAAIFETSTNEPDVTAPGVPESEQTQAVFVKPPPFINTSEGSKRSEKPKSNLAAAKAQDLFGIFYSSIDKLGPLSFTKSTTANRGEKSSTQSISSPSPSQQAPQPSNTPQQTQNGLPQTPEPESQLDIHIESAWSLQTGLNLASERVQSPHDHEPAKTAPTSQSQHEEKTDSKPKILNTPIQDLLEPADIAAPTSQSQEQEKTVPEPKILDDTPLQDFPEPVRIAPTSQSPHEEINVSEPKIYDDTPIQDLPEPVRKALMSQSQEQEKTVSEPKINNDTPNQDLPEPARIAPTSQSQHEEKNFSETKIPNDTPIQDLPEPDKITPTSQSQEQEKTVSESKIHNDTPIQDLLETPPVTDHESTPCLGSERKTAQKRSPPVCITPVRQTRSKTRSQTRQQHFHVQSEPEPALGVSDLNIVEFLDQDSGPHQARKEIPEAMETSENVDVTLPDSQLTFELDGVGLRIRDDEFSQ
- the LOC133610585 gene encoding uncharacterized protein isoform X1; its protein translation is MYRGRPPPRGPYPPSFEGRGRPPLQPYPPPGRGRSLGRPPHHSEPYPPPGRGRPPHHSEPYPPPGRGRPPHHSEPYPPPGRGRSRGRPPHYSEPYPPPGRGRSRGRPPHHYEPYPPPGRGRPPHHHDHGYPDHRRSPPHGKYPPSPSRDYHGRGHSSGSPHRERSHSPRPGHPINHNLVITVDNELTGPSSHHHDRDLHRKYEHSHSRERSPDRSRAKSRGRSKSRARSKSRARSKSRARSKSRARSKSRSLDRSRAKSRGRSLSRPRRRSRSRSRSSSRSRSRGRSHGRSSPSRNRSKSRRSRSSSSSSAERGSRRNLNQLRGVGRRKALEDTWSLPTKSILKKHGENEDSSSLKSTDSPREAAGSTISTVAEQLLQACRGMEPAAMASMLMQLQSDPLIAQSVDIKEIVNLLDAGMSGRAESPEKTAADMDDEEKFLYGESLEPKYSAQSQPAQSHTFDLYEDVTEEALYSDYLPRAASPMYGTPPVALPHLQASPTTSDVDSIWPPSGLKPNSTAPASTSAPESEEVTHKQDLDEYQNIQDLLKTIGLDLGVTEITKMAARTKERLEGNKPARKTPTKRRRHSSSSSEDSRGRRSHSRSSSSSNSSGSSGDDAARAASKESQQQASDTTTALPVLPVPSYPPPQVHNMIPAAYGQYVGFVPYTQPQWSPMYPAPNNFHPSLPYNQQPPLERKVKASPVLVQVSKQENNESEKQKVLEERENLKQERDMRMKKKEYFIKELEELRKQQGELLRKKRREKDGHKDPLLQEIGRLQEDIIERISNLRKEHEAAEKKHSEIDKVAFILGLSASDRPRRLADAQEDDASQPRSKMQAIEHSPGRQQDGSMSQKQKVPEPKPPVISQTPPPDLFEYYDAGNHWCKNCNTTCGSMFDFFTHLHSKTHWKTLDPYHRPWASSPSKVLQSKPPTEEKLTKPAKGSEFLLPVRGFFCLLCKKFFGDGICAEEHTTTHFHNDCYKKKFYENPLYEQRRNLDRQAGLVADATAKKLKDKSGKKKAKKEKQDEKRALKVEQEEEKAKALKIEEFKMSKTRDEHSPCPSKKYEDEKYESKKKDKCYPDREEDVRLKYSRRHEEEPGIRRYRHHRQEEDKYDRRPRYDPRDEDKHKFAKYSEGYSKHEGEREVSSVENTSNKSQATLEANKQPKPYDPPKVMSGPSPAMRAKLRKQSLEATKHAAVTSAPTFGRFTWKKKESQLALDAKKEAAQFVKEEEESLKKAKADGSSTADTFAKSVALAQEITQKMCGDRRTMPLASKGVKQSQIRPNFPVPASEFNTTVMTGKAAQFVKPQSSGSPTETKPIFAASNTKFGPHPPVVPRPVLTVSQPASLVPSLARAVSPPASSVPSLVSSVSQPASSIPSLAPTVSQPASSIPRSALLVSNSAFSVSKASPPASLSLTIPDPKLSGLEPLVADPVPQESKPNTADAAIFETSTNEPDVTAPGVPESEQTQAVFVKPPPFINTSEGSKRSEKPKSNLAAAKAQDLFGIFYSSIDKLGPLSFTKSTTANRGEKSSTQSISSPSPSQQAPQPSNTPQQTQNGLPQTPEPESQLDIHIESAWSLQTGLNLASERVQSPHDHEPAKTAPTSQSQHEEKTDSKPKILNTPIQDLLEPADIAAPTSQSQEQEKTVPEPKILDDTPLQDFPEPVRIAPTSQSPHEEINVSEPKIYDDTPIQDLPEPVRKALMSQSQEQEKTVSEPKINNDTPNQDLPEPARIAPTSQSQHEEKNFSETKIPNDTPIQDLPEPDKITPTSQSQEQEKTVSESKIHNDTPIQDLLETPPVTDHESTPCLGSERKTAQKRSPPVCITPVRQTRSKTRSQTRQQHFHVQSEPEPALGVSDLNIVEFLDQDSGPHQARKEIPEAMETSENVDVTLPDSQLTFELDGVGLRIRDDEFSQ